In the Colwellia sp. 20A7 genome, one interval contains:
- a CDS encoding 4Fe-4S binding protein has translation MHSKKVNPLMFWVTLTLFLMFSPSFHATAFNTQESPNAASMADEIYHIFPSATRIGPVDKEIPVTPVYQLNELLGYVFESDDFVNFIGFSGQTINVLIGIDTEGVFTGLKILKHNEPIFLHGLGEEPMFDFIKQFKGHSVKERFIVNARNKDSLGATFIDGVTKATISVLVINDTITASAIQVARERLSGFVAPSRTSINPDYYKPLTFSELLSENLVTHWQVTRDQALAIVDKSSTSLINKINQVSEGENDFIDLYFAFVHVPIIGKNLLGEQEYQRLIENLKPGEHALMVFGHGKYAFVSEEFIPQTVPSRLSGQQATLPVDLRDIDFYSYYEPSFAQTVPDFNNIKVFRIKSQSGFELNKNLSLSLTLNYNQSFLSKNQYSFTIDNILPDNLFIHKDLVVNPEENRPLWLKIWIDRTVEIILLSAYLIFLSWLFIKQETIAKNVEVTHKLRFASLTFVLFFIGFYSQGQLSVVNIYTLFLSIWQGFNINVFLLDPIIFILWVFVFISLFLFGRGLFCGWLCPFGALQEFAALIAKKLKIKQIKIKPHHHSKAQKIKYVVLILLVGSSFYSLTIAEKLAEIEPFKTSITLNFVRYWPFVLYVVLLLALSLKIHKFYCRYLCPLGAGLAIIGRYPMFKWLRRRKECGSSCQLCRNKKCGIDAINQDGSIDYGECIQCLECLVTIESPQLCVVNKYANKPNKKNKAPTPPPLKIKYIEL, from the coding sequence ATGCATTCTAAAAAAGTAAACCCGTTAATGTTTTGGGTAACCCTAACCCTTTTTTTGATGTTCTCACCCTCTTTTCACGCTACTGCTTTTAATACACAAGAAAGTCCAAATGCCGCTTCTATGGCGGATGAAATTTACCATATATTCCCCAGCGCTACACGTATTGGCCCTGTTGACAAAGAAATTCCAGTCACACCTGTTTATCAACTTAATGAGCTGCTAGGTTATGTTTTCGAATCTGATGATTTTGTCAATTTTATTGGCTTTTCTGGTCAAACAATTAACGTATTAATTGGTATCGATACCGAAGGCGTTTTTACTGGCTTAAAAATATTAAAACATAATGAACCCATCTTCTTACATGGCTTAGGTGAAGAGCCAATGTTTGATTTTATTAAGCAATTCAAGGGACATTCAGTTAAAGAGCGTTTTATCGTAAATGCCCGTAATAAAGACTCGCTTGGGGCAACGTTTATTGATGGTGTTACTAAGGCAACCATCTCTGTGTTAGTTATTAATGACACCATTACCGCTTCTGCTATTCAAGTTGCACGAGAACGGCTCTCTGGTTTTGTTGCCCCATCACGAACGAGCATAAACCCTGATTACTATAAGCCGCTCACATTCTCAGAGCTATTGAGTGAAAATCTTGTGACACATTGGCAAGTTACCCGTGATCAAGCCCTCGCAATTGTTGATAAATCGTCAACGAGCTTAATAAATAAAATTAACCAAGTAAGTGAAGGAGAGAATGATTTTATTGACCTCTACTTTGCATTTGTTCATGTTCCTATTATTGGTAAAAATTTATTAGGCGAGCAAGAATACCAACGGTTAATTGAAAATTTAAAACCCGGTGAACACGCATTAATGGTATTTGGTCATGGTAAATATGCTTTTGTGAGTGAGGAGTTTATCCCACAAACAGTACCTAGTCGTTTAAGTGGGCAGCAAGCAACTTTGCCTGTTGATCTTCGTGACATCGACTTTTATAGCTATTACGAACCATCATTTGCTCAGACTGTCCCTGATTTCAATAATATAAAAGTCTTTCGGATAAAATCTCAATCCGGTTTTGAATTGAATAAAAACTTATCTTTATCATTAACATTAAACTACAACCAATCTTTTCTATCTAAAAATCAATATAGTTTTACCATTGATAATATTTTGCCTGACAACCTTTTTATTCATAAAGATCTAGTCGTAAATCCAGAAGAAAACCGACCTTTATGGTTAAAAATCTGGATAGACCGAACTGTTGAAATAATACTACTAAGCGCTTACCTTATCTTTTTATCCTGGTTATTCATTAAACAAGAAACCATTGCTAAAAATGTTGAAGTCACTCATAAATTACGATTTGCATCATTAACTTTTGTCCTGTTTTTTATCGGTTTTTATTCTCAAGGCCAGTTATCTGTCGTAAACATTTACACGTTATTTTTATCAATATGGCAAGGTTTTAACATTAATGTTTTCTTACTTGATCCCATCATTTTTATTTTATGGGTTTTCGTTTTTATTAGTCTATTTTTATTTGGAAGAGGTTTATTTTGTGGTTGGTTATGCCCTTTTGGTGCACTCCAGGAATTTGCTGCTTTAATTGCCAAAAAATTAAAAATAAAACAAATAAAAATAAAACCGCATCACCATAGCAAGGCACAGAAAATAAAATATGTCGTATTAATTTTATTAGTTGGTAGCTCCTTTTATTCACTTACTATTGCAGAGAAGCTTGCCGAAATAGAACCATTTAAAACCAGTATCACACTCAATTTTGTTCGATACTGGCCGTTTGTTTTATATGTTGTTTTATTATTAGCCCTTAGCTTAAAGATTCATAAGTTTTATTGTCGCTATTTATGTCCCTTAGGAGCGGGCCTTGCTATTATTGGTCGCTACCCTATGTTTAAATGGTTAAGACGACGCAAAGAATGCGGGTCCTCCTGTCAACTTTGTCGTAACAAAAAATGTGGTATAGACGCAATAAATCAAGATGGCTCCATTGATTACGGGGAATGTATTCAATGTTTGGAATGTTTAGTTACTATTGAAAGCCCACAACTGTGTGTTGTGAACAAGTATGCAAATAAACCAAATAAAAAAAATAAAGCACCAACGCCTCCACCACTAAAAATTAAATATATTGAACTATAA